From Coffea arabica cultivar ET-39 chromosome 2e, Coffea Arabica ET-39 HiFi, whole genome shotgun sequence, the proteins below share one genomic window:
- the LOC140036758 gene encoding protein RER1A-like gives MEGVGGDGVSGAAASLNQRGHEVWKLFQYYLDKSTPHAVYRWIGTCVLLVLYALRVYYIQGFYIVTYGLGIYILNLLIGFLSPLVDPEMEPSDGPLLPTKGSDEFKPFIRRLPEFKFWYAITKAFCVAFGMTFFSIFDVPVFWPILLCYWLVLFVLTMKRQIMHMIKYKYIPFNIGKQKYTGKKPVSGSSSRAD, from the exons ATGGAGGGTGTTGGAGGCGATGGTGTCTCAGGTGCAGCTGCATCGCTGAATCAAAGGGGTCATGAAGTATGGAAACTTTTCCAGTATTACCTGGACAAATCTACTCCGCATGCTGTTTATAGATGGATTGGAACTTGTGTTCTATTAGTTCTTTATGCTCTGCGAGTTTATTACATTCAAGGCTTCTACATTGTTACCTATGGTTTGGGAATCTATATCCTGAATTTGCTCATAGGATTTTTGTCGCCCCTTGTTGACCCCGAGATGGAGCCTTCTGATGGGCCTTTGTTGCCAACAAAGGGTTCTGATGAGTTCAAGCCATTTATTCGCCGTCTTCCAGAGTTTAAGTTCTG GTATGCAATCACCAAGGCTTTTTGCGTGGCATTTGGCATGACCTTTTTCTCCATATTTGATGTCCCTGTCTTTTGGCCCATACTGTTGTGCTACTGGCTTGTACTTTTTGTCCTGACGATGAAGCGCCAAATCATGCACATGATAAAATACAAATACATCCCATTTAACATCGGGAAGCAG AAATACACGGGAAAGAAACCTGTTAGTGGCAGTAGTTCCCGGGCTGACTGA